Proteins encoded by one window of Cyanobium sp. NS01:
- a CDS encoding SDR family oxidoreductase, which yields MATIAVSGASGKTGWRVVQEALQRGHQVKALVRPASQLPAGLEGAEVVRLELSDSTALQTALRGCEALVIATGARPSVDLAGPLKVDAFGVREQISACTAVGVNRVVLVSSLCAGRLLHPLNLFGLILMWKRLGERWLEQSGLAWTIVRPGGLSERDEGLEAEGVVFSGPDQQESNSIPRRLVARVCLDCLDTPASVGQIVEITSSPDQPPQPLGSWLAAS from the coding sequence ATGGCAACAATCGCAGTGAGCGGAGCCTCGGGCAAGACAGGCTGGCGGGTCGTTCAGGAGGCCCTGCAGCGCGGCCATCAGGTGAAGGCCCTGGTGCGGCCAGCCTCCCAGCTGCCCGCCGGACTGGAGGGGGCCGAGGTGGTGCGGCTGGAGTTGTCGGACAGCACGGCGCTGCAGACCGCGCTGCGCGGCTGCGAGGCCCTGGTGATCGCCACCGGCGCCCGGCCCTCGGTGGACCTGGCCGGCCCGCTCAAGGTGGATGCCTTCGGGGTGCGTGAGCAGATCAGCGCCTGCACCGCCGTGGGCGTGAACCGGGTGGTGCTGGTGAGCTCGCTCTGCGCCGGCCGCCTGCTGCACCCGCTGAACCTGTTCGGCCTGATCCTGATGTGGAAGCGGCTGGGGGAGCGCTGGCTCGAGCAGAGCGGCCTGGCCTGGACCATCGTGCGGCCCGGCGGGCTCAGCGAGCGGGACGAGGGCCTCGAGGCCGAGGGCGTGGTGTTCAGCGGCCCCGACCAGCAGGAGAGCAACAGCATCCCCAGGCGGCTGGTGGCCCGCGTCTGCCTCGACTGCCTCGACACGCCCGCTTCGGTGGGGCAGATCGTGGAGATCACCAGCAGCCCCGATCAGCCGCCCCAGCCCCTGGGCAGCTGGCTGGCCGCCAGCTAG
- a CDS encoding Rieske 2Fe-2S domain-containing protein, which yields MGWNNQWYAVAYLDDLDRTRPTPFTLLEQDLVLWWDAGAEQWRAFADVCPHRLVPLSEGRLNGRGELECPYHGWSFDGSGHCTTIPQADAAQAGTACASARSSCGVFATATGQGLLFVFAGEAELAEHRRLPLVPTLEEPGWLVQDTFRDLPMDALTLLENVLDVSHVPFTHHLTVGRRENAAPVEALITSEGAEGFTATWEEGPRRGKLGSQFTTFAAPGLMWHDLTAKGFARILTVVYATPIRPGECRLFARFPFQFESALPKLLLPLRPRWLQHLANHIVLEDDQVFLHGQERRLQQRGGRSAFAQACFLPTSSDVYVRALHAWVENHGGEPFPGRSLPPRLGGDALMERQQAHTSHCRACSGAQRGLRRLRPWLQLFTGLALVSTAALAGAALAGGVGLGAGWLPCMGAGLLSLAGWLGLAQLEGWLEGLSRGAGLPPRNAPEPGRPGAPAASAAPSDRRSARAPDPVR from the coding sequence ATGGGCTGGAACAACCAGTGGTATGCCGTGGCCTATCTGGACGATCTCGATCGCACCAGGCCCACGCCCTTCACCCTGCTGGAGCAGGACCTGGTGCTCTGGTGGGACGCCGGAGCCGAGCAATGGCGCGCCTTCGCCGATGTCTGCCCGCACCGCCTGGTTCCCCTCAGTGAGGGGCGGCTCAACGGCCGTGGAGAGCTGGAGTGCCCCTACCACGGCTGGAGTTTCGATGGCAGCGGTCACTGCACCACCATCCCCCAGGCCGACGCCGCCCAGGCGGGCACCGCCTGCGCCAGTGCCCGCTCGAGCTGCGGCGTGTTTGCCACGGCCACCGGCCAGGGGCTGCTGTTCGTGTTCGCGGGGGAGGCGGAGCTGGCGGAGCATCGGCGCCTGCCCCTGGTGCCCACCCTGGAAGAGCCCGGCTGGCTGGTGCAGGACACCTTCCGGGACCTTCCCATGGACGCCCTCACCCTGCTCGAGAATGTGCTCGATGTGAGCCATGTGCCCTTCACCCACCACCTCACCGTGGGGCGGCGCGAGAACGCGGCGCCGGTGGAGGCCCTGATCACCAGCGAGGGGGCCGAGGGCTTCACGGCCACATGGGAGGAGGGGCCCCGGCGGGGCAAGCTCGGCAGCCAGTTCACCACTTTCGCGGCGCCGGGCCTGATGTGGCACGACCTCACCGCCAAGGGTTTTGCCCGCATCCTCACCGTGGTGTACGCCACGCCGATCCGCCCTGGGGAATGCCGCCTGTTCGCCCGCTTCCCGTTCCAGTTCGAATCGGCGTTGCCGAAGCTGCTGCTGCCCCTGCGGCCTCGCTGGCTGCAGCACCTGGCCAACCACATCGTGCTGGAGGACGACCAGGTGTTCCTGCACGGCCAGGAGCGGCGGCTGCAGCAGCGCGGTGGCCGCTCAGCCTTCGCCCAGGCCTGCTTCCTGCCCACCAGCTCGGATGTGTACGTCCGGGCCCTGCACGCCTGGGTGGAGAACCATGGCGGTGAGCCCTTCCCCGGCAGATCCCTGCCCCCCCGGCTCGGTGGCGACGCCCTGATGGAGCGACAGCAGGCCCACACGAGCCATTGCCGGGCCTGCTCCGGTGCCCAGCGTGGCCTGCGCCGGCTGCGGCCCTGGCTGCAGCTGTTCACCGGCCTGGCCCTGGTGTCCACGGCCGCCCTGGCTGGTGCGGCCCTGGCTGGCGGCGTCGGCCTGGGGGCTGGCTGGCTCCCCTGCATGGGTGCGGGGCTGCTGAGCCTGGCAGGCTGGTTGGGGCTGGCTCAGCTGGAGGGCTGGCTGGAGGGCCTCAGCCGAGGGGCAGGCCTGCCCCCCCGCAATGCTCCAGAGCCTGGCCGTCCTGGGGCTCCTGCCGCATCGGCTGCCCCTTCCGATCGGCGATCCGCGCGCGCGCCAGATCCAGTGAGGTGA
- the aroB gene encoding 3-dehydroquinate synthase produces MAATPAAIRTIAVELSTNPYPVVIGEGCLAQLGERLRQLGPKAGTKALVVTNPDVDRPYGATVLASLERAGLAAERLVIEAGEDQKTPATVGLIHDAAFKQRLERGSLIVALGGGVVGDMAGFAAATWLRGIAVVQVPTTLLAMVDAAIGGKTGVNHPGGKNLIGAFHQPRLVLIDPLVLSTLPEREFRAGMAEVIKYGVIGDPGLFDALETAARQQPGTALASREAVGAELLHTLLERSAAAKARVVAADEREGGLRAILNYGHTLGHVVETLCGYGTWLHGEAVAIGMAAAGEIAVAMGLWSRADQARQLALIDAAGLPRQWPQLDPEAVLRCLQGDKKVREGRLRFVLPTAIGSVEIRDDVERATILEALRACAQGSELLSG; encoded by the coding sequence ATGGCCGCCACCCCCGCCGCGATCCGCACCATCGCCGTGGAGCTCAGCACCAACCCCTACCCGGTGGTGATCGGCGAAGGCTGCCTGGCCCAGCTGGGCGAGCGGCTGCGGCAGCTGGGCCCGAAGGCCGGCACCAAGGCGCTGGTGGTGACCAACCCCGATGTGGACCGCCCCTACGGCGCCACGGTGCTGGCCAGCCTGGAGCGGGCCGGCCTGGCCGCCGAGCGGCTGGTGATCGAAGCCGGGGAAGACCAGAAAACCCCCGCCACCGTGGGCCTGATCCACGACGCTGCCTTCAAGCAGCGGCTGGAGCGCGGCTCGTTGATCGTGGCCCTCGGCGGTGGCGTGGTGGGTGACATGGCCGGCTTCGCCGCCGCCACCTGGCTGCGGGGCATCGCCGTGGTGCAGGTGCCCACCACCCTGCTGGCGATGGTGGATGCGGCGATCGGCGGCAAGACCGGCGTCAACCACCCAGGCGGCAAGAACCTGATCGGCGCCTTCCACCAGCCGCGTCTGGTGCTGATCGATCCGCTGGTGCTCAGCACCCTGCCGGAGCGGGAGTTCCGGGCCGGCATGGCCGAGGTGATCAAGTACGGCGTGATCGGCGATCCCGGGCTGTTCGACGCCCTCGAAACGGCAGCGCGGCAGCAGCCCGGCACTGCCCTGGCCAGCCGCGAGGCGGTGGGCGCCGAACTGCTGCACACCTTGCTGGAGCGCTCCGCCGCCGCCAAGGCCCGGGTGGTGGCGGCCGACGAACGGGAGGGCGGCCTGCGGGCGATCCTCAACTACGGCCACACCCTCGGCCACGTGGTGGAGACCCTCTGTGGCTATGGCACCTGGCTGCATGGCGAGGCCGTGGCGATCGGCATGGCGGCGGCCGGCGAGATCGCCGTGGCGATGGGGCTCTGGAGCCGAGCCGACCAGGCCCGCCAGCTGGCCCTGATCGACGCCGCCGGCCTGCCCCGGCAGTGGCCGCAGCTGGACCCCGAGGCCGTGCTGCGCTGCCTGCAGGGCGACAAGAAGGTGCGCGAGGGCCGGCTGCGCTTCGTGCTGCCCACGGCGATCGGCAGCGTGGAGATCCGCGACGACGTGGAACGCGCCACCATCCTCGAGGCCCTGCGGGCCTGCGCTCAGGGGTCGGAGCTGCTCTCGGGGTAG
- a CDS encoding DUF3365 domain-containing protein: MHERNVRNLPLDLAAGLAKAVVEMVQLDRRRVGLVCHGTKASPPALVKENDSDDKAVDFKVGDLRGLDAVFIAEVQQAHGTLQETFA; the protein is encoded by the coding sequence ATGCATGAGCGCAACGTGCGCAACCTCCCCCTCGATCTGGCGGCCGGCCTGGCCAAAGCGGTGGTGGAGATGGTGCAGCTCGATCGGAGGCGCGTGGGGCTGGTCTGCCATGGCACGAAAGCCAGCCCTCCGGCCCTCGTGAAGGAGAACGATTCCGATGACAAGGCCGTCGATTTCAAAGTGGGCGATCTGCGCGGCTTGGATGCCGTGTTCATCGCCGAGGTGCAGCAGGCCCATGGCACGCTGCAAGAAACCTTCGCCTGA
- a CDS encoding cytochrome b/b6 domain-containing protein yields the protein MARPYQPSLLRLLHGGTALLVLGCWLSGLFVYSRYDGRWGRLPFTPAGDWIDIHGLIGVGLLVLALPFVAYAFTLGRSRLRRLTNSLTLEALAVAIGTGKLMEEDWLREGQLHHVVYGLHLLGWLLIGLAVLVHVGDSLRLGGWPLLNSMASPVLKKGDLPGDWPAQVGRFLRRGG from the coding sequence ATGGCGCGCCCCTACCAACCCTCTCTGCTGCGCCTGCTGCATGGGGGCACGGCCCTGCTGGTGCTGGGCTGCTGGCTGAGTGGCCTGTTCGTCTACAGCCGCTACGACGGCCGCTGGGGGCGACTGCCCTTCACCCCGGCTGGAGACTGGATCGACATCCATGGTCTGATCGGCGTTGGGCTGCTGGTGCTGGCCCTGCCCTTCGTGGCCTATGCCTTCACCCTGGGCCGCTCGCGGCTGCGGCGGTTGACCAACAGCCTGACCCTGGAGGCCCTGGCCGTGGCGATCGGCACGGGAAAGCTGATGGAGGAGGACTGGCTGAGGGAAGGCCAGCTGCACCATGTGGTGTATGGCCTTCACCTGCTGGGCTGGCTGCTGATCGGCCTGGCCGTGCTGGTGCACGTGGGCGACAGCCTGCGGCTGGGGGGCTGGCCGCTGCTGAACTCGATGGCAAGCCCAGTTCTGAAAAAGGGCGACCTGCCGGGCGACTGGCCGGCTCAGGTGGGGCGGTTTCTGCGGCGCGGAGGCTGA
- the ppk2 gene encoding polyphosphate kinase 2, translating into MSKQHPSPVQSIEEMQNNLPYAETIDKKHYKRDLESLQIELLKAQRHIKAVGERVVILFEGRDAAGKGGSIKRFREHLNPRGSEHVALAKPNDAEATQWYFQRYVPHLPAAGEITMFDRSWYNRAGVEKVMGFCTPQQHALFLRQVPGFEQSLVSSGIRLFKMWFTVSQGRQKLRFDDRRDDPLKQWKISPIDEASVAKYDAYTEARNEMLLATDTLVAPWTIVNSNEKKRARLGAIRSVLHALDYEHKDQGVACEPDPRVVRTAHSLFIDN; encoded by the coding sequence ATGAGCAAGCAGCACCCCTCCCCCGTTCAGTCGATCGAGGAGATGCAGAACAATCTGCCCTACGCCGAAACGATCGACAAGAAGCACTACAAGCGCGACCTTGAATCGCTCCAGATTGAACTGCTCAAAGCGCAGCGTCACATCAAGGCTGTCGGAGAGCGCGTGGTGATCCTGTTCGAAGGTCGCGATGCGGCGGGCAAGGGTGGATCGATCAAGCGGTTCCGCGAACACCTCAATCCACGCGGTAGTGAGCATGTGGCGCTGGCCAAACCCAACGATGCCGAAGCAACCCAGTGGTACTTCCAGCGCTATGTTCCGCACCTGCCAGCGGCGGGAGAAATCACGATGTTCGACAGGTCCTGGTACAACCGGGCCGGCGTCGAAAAGGTGATGGGCTTCTGTACACCGCAGCAGCACGCCCTGTTTCTGCGCCAGGTTCCCGGCTTTGAGCAGTCCCTCGTGAGCAGTGGAATTAGGCTGTTCAAGATGTGGTTCACCGTGTCGCAGGGCAGGCAGAAACTGCGTTTCGACGATCGACGCGACGATCCGCTCAAGCAGTGGAAGATTTCGCCCATCGACGAAGCCAGTGTGGCGAAGTACGACGCCTACACCGAAGCCCGCAACGAGATGCTGCTCGCCACCGACACCCTCGTGGCGCCATGGACGATCGTCAACTCCAACGAGAAGAAACGGGCCCGCCTCGGTGCCATCCGCAGCGTCCTCCATGCCCTGGACTACGAGCACAAAGACCAGGGCGTCGCCTGTGAGCCCGATCCACGGGTCGTGCGCACGGCCCATTCGCTGTTCATCGACAACTGA
- a CDS encoding type I restriction endonuclease subunit R: protein MTLNEAMVEEAALSWFQELGYVVLPGPQLAPGEPAAERESFSDVVLVGRLRDTIRQLNPAIPEEAREEALRKLLRLATPSLVQTNRAFHRLLREGVPVEYPRPDGSIAGDHVRLVDFAAATANDWLVVNQFSVSDGQHNRRPDLVVFLNGLPLGLIELKNAAAEDATIWSAYAQLQTYKAEIPSLLQYNAALVVSDGLQARIGSITANQEWFKLWRSIDGEADAPTTALELETLIRGVFAPQRFLDLLQHFIVFEEDPDSGALHKIIAGYHQFHAVNAAVQETVRASGMGPACRSQGGRPGDRRAGVVWHTQGSGKSFTMLFFAARMIRAAAMQNPTLVVLTDRNDLDDQLFGQFQRCADILGQTPVQAASREQLRDLLNRASGGVVFTTIQKFMPERGEAMPELSARQNIVVIADEAHRSQYGFGAKVNEKTGEMSYGFASNLREALPNASFIGFTGTPIEQTDANTRAVFGDYISIYDIQRAVADKATVPIYYESRISKLSLNAAALPGLDAEFEEITEGEELTQKEKLKTKWAALEALVGDPDRLALVAADLVAHLEKRLEAMDGKAMVVCMSRRICVDLHNALIQLRPEWAHDTLKVVMTGSADDGPDWQPHIRSKEARRQLANRFKDAADPFRIVIVRDMWLTGFDAPCLHTMYADKPMQGHGLMQAIARVNRVFRDKPGGLVVDYLGLADQLKRALASYTESGGQGDPTFDPAQAIAVMLEKHGIASDLLHGFDWSVWSSGTPSERLQLLPAGQEHILLQENGKQRWLQLVAELSRAFALSAASDEATAIRDDVSFFQAIQAAFSKATSGTSRAPEQIDAAIRQLVSKAITTDGQVIDVFTAAGLPRPDISILSDQFLAEVRGLKHRNVAAELLEKLLKDELKVRSKRNLVQSQVFSEKLKTTLNAYHSRAITTAQVIEELIALAKELDAASKRGESLGLSHDEVAFYDALAAKDSAVQAMGDAKLKLIAAELITQVKKSVSIDWTLRESARARIRVMVKRILNKYGYPPDLQDAAVKTVLAQAELLCAAWV, encoded by the coding sequence ATGACCCTCAACGAAGCCATGGTCGAAGAGGCGGCTCTCAGCTGGTTCCAGGAACTGGGCTATGTCGTGCTCCCCGGCCCCCAGCTGGCTCCCGGCGAACCGGCGGCGGAGCGCGAGTCGTTCAGCGATGTGGTTCTGGTGGGCCGGCTGCGCGACACCATCCGCCAGCTCAACCCGGCCATTCCTGAGGAGGCCCGGGAAGAAGCGCTGCGCAAGCTCTTGCGCCTCGCTACCCCCTCGCTGGTGCAGACCAACCGCGCCTTCCACCGCCTGCTGCGTGAGGGCGTGCCGGTGGAATACCCCCGGCCCGATGGCAGCATCGCCGGCGATCACGTGCGGCTGGTCGACTTCGCCGCCGCCACTGCCAACGACTGGCTGGTGGTGAACCAGTTCTCCGTCAGCGATGGCCAGCACAACCGCCGGCCCGACCTGGTGGTGTTCCTCAACGGGCTCCCCCTCGGCCTGATTGAGCTCAAGAACGCCGCCGCTGAAGACGCCACCATCTGGAGCGCCTACGCCCAGCTGCAGACCTACAAAGCTGAGATTCCCTCACTCCTCCAGTACAACGCTGCCCTGGTGGTGAGCGACGGCCTGCAGGCCCGCATCGGCTCGATCACGGCCAACCAGGAGTGGTTCAAGCTGTGGCGCAGCATCGATGGCGAAGCCGACGCGCCGACCACAGCCCTGGAGCTGGAAACGCTGATTCGTGGCGTGTTCGCGCCGCAGCGCTTTCTCGATCTGCTGCAGCACTTCATCGTCTTCGAGGAAGACCCGGATTCAGGTGCCCTGCACAAGATCATCGCCGGCTATCACCAGTTCCATGCCGTGAACGCGGCGGTGCAGGAAACCGTGCGCGCCAGCGGCATGGGCCCTGCGTGCCGCAGCCAGGGCGGCCGGCCGGGCGACCGCCGCGCCGGCGTGGTGTGGCACACCCAGGGCAGCGGCAAGAGTTTCACCATGCTCTTCTTCGCCGCCCGCATGATCCGCGCGGCCGCGATGCAGAACCCCACCCTGGTGGTGCTCACCGATCGCAACGATCTCGACGACCAGCTCTTCGGCCAGTTCCAGCGCTGCGCCGACATCCTCGGCCAGACACCCGTGCAGGCCGCCAGTCGCGAGCAGTTGCGCGACCTGCTCAACCGGGCCAGCGGCGGCGTGGTGTTCACCACCATCCAGAAGTTCATGCCGGAACGGGGCGAAGCGATGCCCGAGCTGAGCGCCCGGCAGAACATCGTGGTGATCGCCGATGAAGCGCACCGCAGCCAGTACGGCTTCGGCGCCAAGGTGAACGAGAAGACCGGCGAAATGTCCTACGGCTTCGCCAGCAACCTGCGTGAGGCCCTCCCCAATGCCTCCTTCATCGGCTTCACCGGCACGCCGATCGAGCAGACCGACGCCAACACCCGGGCGGTGTTCGGCGATTACATCTCCATCTACGACATCCAGCGCGCCGTGGCCGACAAGGCCACCGTGCCGATCTACTACGAGAGCCGCATCTCCAAGCTTTCCCTGAATGCCGCCGCGCTGCCCGGTCTGGACGCCGAGTTCGAGGAGATCACCGAAGGCGAGGAGCTCACGCAGAAGGAAAAGCTGAAAACCAAATGGGCCGCCCTCGAAGCCTTGGTGGGCGATCCCGATCGCCTCGCGCTCGTGGCCGCCGACCTGGTGGCTCACCTCGAGAAACGCCTGGAGGCGATGGACGGCAAGGCCATGGTGGTGTGCATGAGCCGCCGCATCTGCGTCGATCTCCACAACGCCCTGATCCAGCTGCGGCCCGAGTGGGCACACGACACCCTCAAGGTGGTGATGACCGGCAGCGCCGATGACGGCCCCGACTGGCAGCCCCACATCCGCAGCAAGGAAGCCCGTCGCCAGCTGGCCAACCGCTTCAAAGATGCCGCCGACCCCTTCAGGATCGTGATCGTGCGTGACATGTGGCTCACCGGCTTCGATGCGCCCTGCCTGCACACCATGTATGCCGACAAGCCGATGCAGGGCCACGGCCTGATGCAGGCGATCGCCCGCGTCAACCGGGTGTTCCGCGACAAGCCCGGCGGCCTGGTGGTGGATTACCTCGGCCTCGCCGATCAGCTCAAGCGCGCCCTGGCCAGCTACACCGAAAGTGGCGGCCAGGGCGACCCCACCTTCGACCCCGCCCAGGCCATCGCCGTGATGCTCGAAAAACACGGCATCGCCTCGGATCTGCTGCACGGTTTCGACTGGTCGGTCTGGAGCAGCGGCACCCCCAGCGAGCGCCTGCAGCTCCTTCCCGCCGGCCAGGAGCACATCCTGCTGCAGGAGAACGGCAAGCAGCGCTGGCTGCAGCTGGTGGCCGAACTCTCCCGCGCCTTCGCCCTCAGCGCCGCCAGCGATGAGGCCACCGCCATCCGCGACGACGTGAGTTTCTTTCAGGCCATTCAAGCGGCCTTCTCCAAGGCAACCAGCGGCACCAGCCGGGCGCCCGAGCAGATCGACGCCGCCATCCGCCAGCTGGTGAGCAAGGCCATCACCACCGATGGCCAGGTGATCGATGTGTTCACCGCCGCCGGCCTGCCCAGGCCCGACATCTCCATCCTCAGCGATCAGTTCCTGGCTGAGGTGCGGGGTCTCAAGCACAGGAACGTGGCCGCCGAGCTGCTGGAGAAGCTGCTCAAAGACGAACTCAAAGTGCGCTCCAAGCGCAACCTGGTGCAGAGCCAGGTGTTCTCCGAAAAGCTCAAAACCACTCTGAATGCCTATCACAGCCGCGCCATCACCACAGCCCAGGTGATCGAAGAGCTGATCGCCCTCGCCAAGGAACTCGATGCCGCCAGCAAGCGCGGCGAATCCCTTGGCCTCAGCCACGACGAAGTCGCCTTCTACGACGCCCTCGCCGCCAAAGACAGCGCCGTGCAGGCGATGGGTGACGCCAAGCTCAAACTTATTGCTGCTGAGCTGATCACCCAGGTGAAGAAGAGCGTGTCGATCGACTGGACCCTGCGCGAAAGTGCCCGCGCCCGGATCCGCGTGATGGTGAAGCGCATCCTCAACAAATACGGCTATCCCCCCGATCTGCAGGACGCCGCGGTGAAAACCGTGCTCGCCCAGGCGGAGCTGCTCTGCGCCGCCTGGGTATGA
- a CDS encoding virulence RhuM family protein yields the protein MSDEVLPGSEIILYQTEDGRTRIQCRLEDETLWLTQAQMAELFETTPQNVTLHLKSIFAEGELVESATCKDYLQVRLEGGREVSRKLRHYRLEAVLAVGFRVRSHRGTQFRQWAIGCLNEYLVKGFTMDDERLKNPPGKGQRDYFDELLDRIRDIRSSERRFYQKVLDIYVTSVDYTPDAETTQLFFATVQNKMHWAAHGHTAAEVIAERVDSPKPFMGLQTTRPSGLVRKGDVSVAKNYLSADELQVLNRIVSLYIEYAELQALERKPMTMQAWITKLDEFLAISGRDVLDHAGSVSAESARRKAELEYGRYRALLDGQPQRIDVEFEKAAKDLKNLPRPKKPKRPKP from the coding sequence ATGAGCGACGAAGTTTTGCCCGGTTCCGAAATCATCCTCTACCAGACAGAAGATGGCCGCACGCGCATCCAATGCCGACTAGAAGATGAAACCCTGTGGCTAACCCAGGCACAGATGGCCGAGCTGTTTGAAACGACTCCCCAGAACGTGACCCTGCATTTGAAGAGCATCTTTGCCGAGGGTGAGCTGGTCGAATCGGCAACTTGTAAGGACTACTTACAAGTTCGCTTGGAGGGTGGGCGAGAAGTCTCGCGCAAGCTTCGCCATTATCGACTTGAAGCGGTTCTGGCCGTCGGTTTCCGCGTGCGCAGCCATCGAGGCACCCAGTTCCGCCAGTGGGCCATCGGCTGCTTGAACGAGTATCTGGTGAAGGGCTTCACCATGGACGACGAGCGGCTGAAGAATCCCCCTGGCAAGGGTCAGAGAGACTATTTTGACGAGCTTCTGGATCGCATCCGCGACATCCGCTCGTCGGAACGTCGGTTTTATCAGAAGGTGCTGGATATCTACGTAACGAGTGTGGACTATACGCCTGATGCGGAAACAACTCAGCTGTTCTTCGCTACTGTGCAGAACAAGATGCATTGGGCAGCCCATGGCCATACGGCGGCTGAAGTGATCGCCGAGCGGGTGGATTCGCCGAAGCCGTTCATGGGCCTGCAGACCACACGACCAAGCGGTCTCGTTCGTAAAGGTGACGTGTCTGTCGCCAAGAACTACCTCTCAGCAGATGAACTACAGGTCTTGAACCGTATCGTTAGCCTCTACATCGAATATGCGGAGCTCCAGGCGCTGGAGCGCAAGCCAATGACAATGCAGGCCTGGATCACGAAGCTGGATGAATTCCTGGCCATCTCCGGGCGTGATGTCCTGGATCACGCAGGAAGTGTTTCTGCTGAGTCTGCCAGGAGGAAAGCAGAGCTGGAGTATGGCCGGTATCGGGCGCTGCTCGATGGGCAACCTCAGCGTATCGATGTGGAATTTGAGAAGGCTGCCAAGGACTTGAAGAACTTGCCGAGGCCGAAGAAGCCCAAACGGCCCAAGCCATGA
- a CDS encoding HEPN domain-containing protein, whose protein sequence is MRAIEQAQLLQRKAAQDLAVLRKLIKALLALGGHDYPRTHDLGLLLDLLAAVDVRIPEALLTVENLTPFATVFRYDDLPFEATIERQEWLPILLALEEFVGGVIAAATDPLDPPSLSTKPSSKRRPSAGARPVARLRQQPLQYLQQFNQEAG, encoded by the coding sequence ATGCGGGCGATTGAGCAGGCCCAGCTGCTGCAACGCAAGGCTGCACAAGACCTTGCCGTGCTGCGGAAGCTGATCAAGGCGTTGCTGGCGCTGGGCGGTCACGACTACCCCCGCACCCATGATCTGGGCCTGCTGCTGGATCTACTCGCTGCCGTGGATGTGCGTATTCCCGAGGCTCTGCTGACGGTGGAAAACCTGACCCCTTTCGCCACCGTGTTCCGCTACGACGACCTCCCGTTCGAAGCCACCATCGAGCGGCAGGAGTGGCTGCCAATACTCTTGGCGTTGGAGGAGTTCGTGGGCGGGGTCATCGCGGCGGCGACTGATCCGTTGGATCCGCCATCACTCTCAACGAAGCCCTCATCGAAGAGGCGGCCCTCGGCTGGCGCCCGGCCAGTTGCAAGGCTTCGCCAACAACCGTTGCAATATCTGCAACAGTTCAATCAAGAAGCTGGCTGA
- a CDS encoding nucleotidyltransferase domain-containing protein, with protein MSVDVTGKPWAVTPEKIAEALRRLVDAAAPTRLIAFGSAATGDLSVANDLDLLVVEAQVADRYQEMLRLRRVLRGLLMPIDLIVTSEALYDSRAQVPGTVEFAARTQGRVLYAGD; from the coding sequence ATGAGCGTGGACGTCACCGGCAAGCCCTGGGCGGTGACCCCCGAGAAGATCGCAGAAGCCCTGCGCCGGTTGGTGGATGCCGCAGCCCCCACGCGCCTGATCGCCTTTGGCTCTGCTGCCACCGGCGATCTCAGCGTTGCCAACGACCTTGACCTTCTCGTGGTGGAAGCCCAGGTGGCCGACCGATACCAGGAGATGCTGCGCCTGCGCCGTGTCCTGCGCGGGCTGCTGATGCCGATCGACCTGATCGTCACCAGCGAGGCCCTCTATGACTCCCGCGCCCAGGTGCCGGGCACGGTGGAGTTCGCTGCCCGCACGCAAGGCCGGGTGCTCTATGCGGGCGATTGA
- a CDS encoding DUF1778 domain-containing protein produces the protein MDAASTRSRNRRIEVRATAEDRQLIDRAVIASGTDLTGFVITHLRLAAQQVLADREEFRLDPEALDAWERINERPARSLKGLRALMDRPSPFQE, from the coding sequence TTGGACGCCGCCAGCACCCGTTCCCGCAATCGACGCATCGAAGTAAGGGCAACGGCTGAAGATCGCCAACTGATTGATCGGGCCGTCATCGCTTCCGGCACCGATCTCACCGGGTTCGTGATCACCCATCTGCGCCTGGCCGCCCAGCAGGTGCTGGCCGACCGCGAGGAATTCCGCCTTGACCCCGAGGCTCTCGACGCCTGGGAGCGCATCAACGAACGGCCGGCACGTTCGCTGAAGGGGCTGCGTGCGCTGATGGATCGGCCCTCACCGTTTCAGGAGTGA